The DNA window ACCAAAAACAAAGGCTTCAATAAGTAATGCAATAAGAATAAGAGCAACCGAAACATACCGACAAATCAATTTAATTCGCGCATCATTAATTCCGCTTTTTCTTCCTATTTTTCTTACTAATGTGTGCGCTATAATTCTAATGATAAAAAGAAATAGAAGTACTATTGCAGTTAAGATCAATTCAGTTTGATAAGTTTCAAAAAACATAGTTAGAAAATTATAATGTCTTATTTAAACAGTAAAGGTAACTTAGAAATAGTTTAACTAAACCATACTGTTTAATGTTTTATAAACTAAATGTGTAGGTAAACCGACGACGTTAAAATAGGATCCTTCAATACTTGTAATTCCGATATGACCAATCCATTCTTGAATCCCATAAGCGCCTGCTTTGTCATATGGTTTGTAGTGGTCTAAATAGTAGATGATTTCTTTTTCAGTAAGTTCTTTAAAGGTAACTTTAGTAATCGCATTTACGGTTTTTTGAGAAGAAGCTGTTGTAAAACTAACAGAGGTAATCACTTCGTGAGTTTTATGACTCATAGATTGTAGCATATTAAAAGCATCTTCTTTACTAGAAGGTTTTCCGAGGGCTTTTTCATCATTCCAAACTATAGTATCACTTGTAATAAGAATATCGTTTGGTTTTAAATCATCTTTAAATGGAAGCGATTTTAATTGCGATAAGTAATCACTTATTTCAAAGTGTCTGAGTCGTTTTGGATATTCTTCGTGAACAGGTTTTAATCTTACTTCAAAATCAAGACCTAAATCTTTAAAAAACTGCTGCCTTCTTGGAGATCCAGAAGCTAAAATGAGATTGTGGTTTTTCAGTTTGTCGCTTAACATAAACTAAATTATTTCAGAATAAAAGGATATAATAACAAAGATAACATTCCTAAAAGCATGATGACTTTATATGTCGTACTAATATAATGATAGTGTTTTTTTGAAGTCGCATTATATAATTTAATTGTAGCATAAATCAAAGGTGCCAAAATAAAGGTTAGAAAATAACCAATTGCGATTTGTTGCTTGTATAAATAGGTGACTATAAAATAAATGACTGCAATAATTGGTAATAAGCTAACCGCTATTGCAATATAATTTGCACGTTCACGACCAATAACAATCGGAAGTGTATTCATTTGAGCATTGTAATCACCATCTATATCTTCAATGTCTTTTATCATTTCACGAACCAGATTTATAAGGAATGCAAATACAGCGTAATCGACAAGAATTCTAAAAAATGTAATCTGTGTTGTTTTATTATCTTCAGTAATAGCTGGTAACAAATCAAAAATCCCAACAATTAAAATACTCATTGCTACTAGTAATGAAATAACAATATTACCAATAACAGGAGTCTGTTTTAAAAAGGAAGCATAGACATATAATGCTGCAGAAATAATTACAAAAATGGAAAAGAAAGCGCTTTTACCAACACTATGTGATAAATAAAACCCAAGTCCAACACCAATTAAGTTTAAAGTGATATAAAGATTAAAAGCCGTTTTCTCTGAAATAGATTTACCTATAATTAATTTGTCAGGTTTATTTACAGTATCAGTTTCGATATCGTAAATGTCATTAATGATATTTCCTGCAGCAGCAATACAAATTGTTGCTAAAATTAATAGGGAATAGCCTAGCAGATTCAATTTTACATCAATCTGAAAAGGTTCAAATAAGGCAAATCGGATTAAGAGTTGAACTACTATAATTAGTAATAAATTCTTGTAACGAATAAGATTTAAAATAGGCAAGGATTGAAGGTTTTATAGTTTTTTACTCTGAAAATTAATCGTATTTGGCATCAAAATTACCATCCCATTTATTGTGAACTTTCAAGACTTGTTCAATCACATCTCTTACAGCGCCTTTGCCACCATCTTTATGAGAAATATATTTGCTAATGGCTTTAACTTCGTAAACTGCATCTTGTGGACACGTAGGTAATCCTACCAATTTCATCACAGGAACATCAGGAATATCGTCTCCCATATATAGAATGTTCTCTAATTTTAAATTCTTGTTTTCAATGTATTCGTTGAGCTGATCAATTTTATTGTGAGCTCCAAGATAGATGTCTTTAATGCCTAAACCTTCTAAACGTTTTTGTACACCTAAATTACTTCCGCCAGAAATAATGCAAATATTAAATCCAGCATCAACAGCAGTTTTTAGTGCATAACCATCCTTAATATTCATACGTCTTAGCATATCACCATTTGTCATAATGGTAACTGTACCATCAGTGAGTACGCCATCTACATCAAAAATGAAGGTATTGATTTTGTGTAAATGTTCTTTATAGCTTTTATCTTCCATGAGTTTTTTTGATTGAGTCTGTCAGCAGTTTATAAATGGCTTCGTGATGCTCATTGTCTAACGCTTTCAAATGTTTTTTTATGGTCTTCTTATCGTTGCGTTTCGCTGGACCAGTTTGCGCTCTATATGGCGACATATGATGCACTTTTTTCGCAGTTTCTAGAATTAAAGGTTTTAACATATCAAATTCTGCGCCTTGAGATTCTGTGATTTCTTGTGCTACGCGATAGATCTGATTTGTAAAATTATTCACAAAAACAGCAGCCAAATGAAGTGAAGCACGTTGATCACTATTAACGCGTTTAGCATGATCAGAAATACTAGCACCTAGTTTTTTTAAAAGGGCATAATCTGTTCTTCTTAATGTTTCTAGACAAAGCGGAACTTCAGAAAAATCTATTGGAGCGGCCTTTGAAAAGGTTTGCAACGGATAAAAAACACCACGTCTATTTTTTTTATCAATATCGTAAGGGCTTACACTTCCTGAAGTGTGCACAACAAATTTATTTTCAAATGGCAATAGAGACGATAATTCTGCAATGGCATCATCATTAACGGCTAAAATATAAACATCTGCTTCTACCAATTTTGACAGGTCATCTGTGGTTTCAACTTTATTTTTATACGTTTCAATTGTTTTTAAACTTCTGTTATACCATTGTTTAACAGTGACGTCTTTTGATGCTTGAAATGCTTTATATAAATGCGTGGCAACATTGCCTGCTCCTAATATTACTACTGAAATCATACTGCTAAAATACAATAGAATTACGACATATAAATTATGTTATTTTGATTTCCTGTTTAGTTTTAAACAATTAACTTTACAAGTAATGAAACAGGACATTCAAAATAGAGAAGACATAGCCTTATTGGTTTCTGAGTTTTATAAAAAAGTAAGGCGAAATGAGGTTTTGGGACCATTTTTTAATGATACTATTAAACATTGGGAAGACCATTTAAATCATTTAACTGCGTTTTGGGAAACCAGTTTATTTATGACAAGAAAGCTCGAGAAAAAGTATTATGGAAACCCGCTTGAAGCTCATGTTAAAGTTGATGAAAATTTTAATCATTCAATAACAGAGCTTCATTTTGGAATTTGGCTTAACCTCTGGTATGAGACTTTAGATGAATTATTTGAAGGTGAAGTAGTAGAAAATGCCAAACGAAGAGCTCGAAAAATGGGTGCATTTATGTATTTAAAGATTTTTGAAGCACGACAGAAATAACTCAATCGCATCTTTTTAACACTTTTTAGAACGGATTTCTTTAGATGTAAATGAACTAAAATAGTTACCTTTGCACAGCTAAAAAAGTTATGTAAAATTTCAATCAAAAGCTATGCTAAAAAAAATTACTAATATCCTTTTTTCAACACGTCTAACAGGTATTTTATTTATTGTTTTTGCAGCAGCAATGATTACTGGTACTTTTTTAGATGCTAGTCAAGAAACATCTCCAACGCCATACACAAGATACTGGATTTATAACGCTTGGTGGTTTGAACTTATCATGGTCTTGTTCACAATTAATTTTATTGGAAATCTTTTTAGATATCGATTGTATAAAAAGAAAAAATGGGCAACATTAACATTGCATTTGGCATTCATTTTTATATTTATTGGAGCAGGAATTACGCGATACATTGGTTA is part of the Psychroserpens ponticola genome and encodes:
- a CDS encoding geranylgeranylglycerol-phosphate geranylgeranyltransferase, yielding MPILNLIRYKNLLLIIVVQLLIRFALFEPFQIDVKLNLLGYSLLILATICIAAAGNIINDIYDIETDTVNKPDKLIIGKSISEKTAFNLYITLNLIGVGLGFYLSHSVGKSAFFSIFVIISAALYVYASFLKQTPVIGNIVISLLVAMSILIVGIFDLLPAITEDNKTTQITFFRILVDYAVFAFLINLVREMIKDIEDIDGDYNAQMNTLPIVIGRERANYIAIAVSLLPIIAVIYFIVTYLYKQQIAIGYFLTFILAPLIYATIKLYNATSKKHYHYISTTYKVIMLLGMLSLLLYPFILK
- a CDS encoding Rossmann-like and DUF2520 domain-containing protein, with translation MISVVILGAGNVATHLYKAFQASKDVTVKQWYNRSLKTIETYKNKVETTDDLSKLVEADVYILAVNDDAIAELSSLLPFENKFVVHTSGSVSPYDIDKKNRRGVFYPLQTFSKAAPIDFSEVPLCLETLRRTDYALLKKLGASISDHAKRVNSDQRASLHLAAVFVNNFTNQIYRVAQEITESQGAEFDMLKPLILETAKKVHHMSPYRAQTGPAKRNDKKTIKKHLKALDNEHHEAIYKLLTDSIKKTHGR
- a CDS encoding KdsC family phosphatase, giving the protein MEDKSYKEHLHKINTFIFDVDGVLTDGTVTIMTNGDMLRRMNIKDGYALKTAVDAGFNICIISGGSNLGVQKRLEGLGIKDIYLGAHNKIDQLNEYIENKNLKLENILYMGDDIPDVPVMKLVGLPTCPQDAVYEVKAISKYISHKDGGKGAVRDVIEQVLKVHNKWDGNFDAKYD
- a CDS encoding group III truncated hemoglobin is translated as MKQDIQNREDIALLVSEFYKKVRRNEVLGPFFNDTIKHWEDHLNHLTAFWETSLFMTRKLEKKYYGNPLEAHVKVDENFNHSITELHFGIWLNLWYETLDELFEGEVVENAKRRARKMGAFMYLKIFEARQK
- a CDS encoding Maf-like protein, which gives rise to MLSDKLKNHNLILASGSPRRQQFFKDLGLDFEVRLKPVHEEYPKRLRHFEISDYLSQLKSLPFKDDLKPNDILITSDTIVWNDEKALGKPSSKEDAFNMLQSMSHKTHEVITSVSFTTASSQKTVNAITKVTFKELTEKEIIYYLDHYKPYDKAGAYGIQEWIGHIGITSIEGSYFNVVGLPTHLVYKTLNSMV